A segment of the Streptomyces sp. NBC_01235 genome:
CGGTCGCCCGCTGGATCGAGGCGAAGCGGGCGGCCGGCGAGGACGTTCCGGTGCGGGACGTGGCGGCCTCCTTCCAGGAGGCGGTCGTGGACGTCCTGACCCGCAAGGCCGTGCGGGCCTGCAAGGACGAGGGCGTCGACCACCTGATGATCGGCGGCGGGGTCGCCGCCAACTCCCGCCTGCGCGTCCTCGCCCAGGAGCGCTGCGAGGCGGCGGGCATCCGGCTGCGGGTGCCGCGCCCCAAGCTGTGCACGGACAACGGCGCGATGGTGGCGGCCCTGGGCGCGGAGATGGTGGCCCGGGGGCGTGCCGCGTCCAGCTGGGACCTGTCGGCGGACTCGTCCCTGCCGGTGACCGACCCGCATGTTCCCGGTCACGAGCATGTGCACGAGGTCAGCAAGGACAACCTGTACTCATGACCGTCGCGTTGATGTGGGAGGCCCGGGCGGTTCAGGGGCGGGGAGCCGACCTCCTCGCCTGGGCCCGCGCGCAGGAACTGACCCCCCGTCCCGTGCGTCGGGAGACCTTGCGCGCTCCGCAGGACCGGGTACTCGTCATCACGTGGTGGGACGCGGACTGCGACGACCCCGACTTGCCCGAACTCCCCGAGCCCGAATCGGAGTTGGTGACGCGGGCCGTGCACCGGTGGCGGTTCGAGTCGGTGGAGAGCCGGTAGGGAGACGACAGGCCGGGTGGCCGGTGTCAGGGCTGGTCCGTCTCCGCTTCGAGCGAGGCCCGGGTCGCGGCGCCGTAGACCCCGGACTCGTCCTGGAGGAGGGCTCGGGTGAACTGGTACGAGCGCACCGCGTTCTCGACCTGACGGTCGTACTCACCGCCCGCCTCACCGCCGTAGTAACCGATCTGACGCAGGCGCAGCTGGAGTTCGACGACCTCGGGGCCGGTGTCCCCGAAGCGCAGGACCGGGGGCACGGAGGCCGTCGCGCTGGGGCTGGTGGACGCGGTGCCGGTGGCGCCGGTGGACGGGGCCGAGGGCGGGACGGCGGAGCGGGAGGGAGTCTCCGACACCGTGGCGGACGGGCCGGGGGAGTCGGAGGCGGTCGAGGACGGCTCTGTCCGGGAGGCCTGCGGGGACGACCGCCCGGTCGTTGCGGCGCCCCCTGACGTGACGTCGGGCACCGGCGCCCGGACGCCCTCACCCAAGGAGCCGTCACGTTCGGGGGCGTCGTACAGCAGGACTCCGGCGAGCACGGCCGCGGTGACGGCGGTCGCGAGGGCGCCTGCGAGGAGCAGCAGGTGCGTGCGGCGCCGACTGGGGCGCGCAGTGTCGGAGGCGTCCGGCGGGGCCTCGGACTCGCCGCCTTCTTCACCCTCTTCACCCTCTTCGGCCTCTTCGGAGGGCGGCCGCTCGCCGGGCTCTCGCGAAGTCGGCGGGGTGGGCGCGGCCGTGCTCTCGGGAGCGGTGCCGTCCTGCGGATCCTGGTCGCCGTCGAGCACGACGAACGGGCGGATCCGTACCGGGTCGAAGTCCTCGGCGGCGGCTGCCTCCGTTGTGCGGGCGGTGCGGTGGGCGTCGGACGCGAGCCGGGCACAGGCACACGCGGGGGTGCCGTCCGCGGCACGGGGCGCGCCGCACAACGGGCAGACGCCACCCTGCGGTTCACTCACCTGAAGTCCCTCTCCGAGCGGGCTTCATATCCTATTCATATCTCCCTCACCACATCTCCCACACCCCTCCCCTCGTGGGTCTGCCTGGTGTGTGCGGGTGTGGTGAGGAATGCCCTTGTATACCGTCAAGAATTGGGAAACCCCGGCTTTGCGGAGGCGATGGCAAAGGTGCCTGTGCGCGAGGGGCAAAAGGGGCGGCACGGTCGCGCCGGAGTTCCCGTCATCAGCCTTTCTTTGGCCTCGCTTTGTGCTTTCTGGAGATCTCATTGAGGTGACCCCGAGCGTCCGACACCCCAGTGGCAATGATCAGCCGACTTTGCCCGTGTGGCCCCACACGGGATCGGAGGGGACTGATCATGAGTCACAGACGCAGAACCAGAACCAGAACCGGGAACAGAAACAGAATCAGACGCACCGCCACCGGCGTCCTCCTCGTACTCGCCGCCCAGGTCGCGCTCGTCGACCAGGGCAGCGGCGTGTCGTTCGCGGCCGGCGGGAACGCGACGGCCGCGCACAAGCCCAAGGCGTCCAAGAAGGCTGCCGGACCCGCCCAGGCGCAGGACGAGGCGTCAGCTGTGCTGATGGCCCGCCTGCAGAAGCGGAAGATCGAGGTGCTGTCGGCCCGCACCGCGGACTCGACCACGTACGCCTTGCCCAGCGGTCAGTTGGAGACGGACGCGTACGCCGGGCCCGTCCGCACCAAGATCGGCAGCGCGTGGAAGAACATCGACACCTCGCTGTCCGACACCGGCGTCGACCTCACCCCGGCCGTCGCCGCCGCCGACGTCGCGGTCTCCGACGGCGGTGACACCAAGCTCGCCTCGGTGAGCAAGGGCAAGCAGTCCTTCGGGCTCGGCTGGTCCGGCAAGCTGCCGACCCCGTCCGTGAAGGACAACACCGCCTCCTACAACCTGGGCGGCGGGCAGACCCTGTCGGTCAGCGCGCTCGCGCAGGGCTTCTCGGAGAACATCCGGCTCGCGCGGAAGCCGGCCGGCGGTTCGGCGTCGTACCGCATCCCGCTGAACCTCGACGGGCTGAAGCTGTCTCAGGCGGCCTCCGGGCACCTACTGTTGAAGGACGGCACGGGCAAGCTCGTCGCCGAGGCGCCCGCGCCGATGATGTGGGACGCCTCCAAGGACAAGGCGTCCGGCGAGTCCGCGCACCAGGAGCGGGTCGCGACGAAGATCGAGACCGCCTCCGACGGCGCGCAGACCCTCGTGCTGACCCCGGACACGAACTTCCTGGCCACCGCGACCTATCCGGTGACGGTCGACCCGACCACCACCCTGGCGGTCACCACGGACACCTGGGTGCAGAACCCCGACTACCCCGACTCCCAGATCTCCTCCGAGGAGCTGAAGTCGGGTACGTACGACGGCGGTACGGACACCGCCCACTCGTATCTGAAGTTCGACGTCTCGAAGTTCACCGGCAAGCACATCACCGCGGCCACGATGTCGCTGTACAACTACTACTCGGCGACCTGCTCCACTGCCGGAGCCGCCACCCAGGCCCGCCGGATCACCTCCACCTGGTCGTCCTCGACGATCACCTGGGGCGCCCAGCCGTCGACCACGACGACCGGCATGGCCACCAACACCGGGCACTGGGGCTACGACTCGACCTGCCCGGCCAACTGGTCCAACTGGAACCTGCAGACCGTCGTGCAGGCGTGGGCCGACGGCTCCACCAACTACGGCCTGCAGGTCCGCGCCGCCGACGAGGCCGACTCGACCACCTGGCGGCGGTTCCGCTCGGCGAACTACTCGACCTCCGGGTACGCGCCGAAGCTGGTGGTGACCTACAACTCGTACGCCACCACCGCCTCGTCCGCGATCTCGCCGTCGTCGGTGAACGCCTACAACGGCAAGCGGTACGTGACCTCCCTGACGCCGACACTGTCGGCGAAGGTGACGGACGCGGACGGCGGCAGCGTCAAGGGCCAGTTCGAGATCACCGCCGACCCGGCGTACGCGGACACCACGTACACGTACACCGGCACCTCCTCCTCGGTGGCGTCCGGTTCGACGGCGAAGCTGACCATCCCGTCGGCCTCCGCCTTCCCCGCCGGCAAGCACCTGCGCTTCCGCGTGCGCGGCTACGACAACACCGACTACGGCTCGTGGTCCGGCTACACGACGTTCGTGCTGAACACCGGGCTGCCGACCGCGCCCACCATCAGCTGCGACCCGTACCCGGAGAACACCTGGACGGCGCAGGCCACCGGCGGCGCCACCTGCACCCTGGACACGTCCTCGACGGACGGCATGGGCTACGCCTGGGGCCTGGACGACTCCTCCGTGCCCAACCGGGTCTACGACACCACCGACGGCTCGGGTGGCGACCCGCTGACGATCACGATTCTGCCGGGCGAGGACTGGCACAAGCTGTACGCCAAGACCGTCGACTCCGGCGGGAACCTCTCCTCGGCGACGACCTCGTACGCCTTCGGTGTCGGTGACGGTGCCGGTCTGCTCACTCCGGCCGAGGGCGACACCGCCGCCCGCCGGATCAGCCTCACCTCCACCGGCAGGACCACCTACACCGGCGTCACCTACCAGTACCGGCGCGGCGAGACCGACACCTGGCAGAGCGTGCCGCTGGCGGACGTCACCAAGTCGTCGGACGGTTCGGCGGTCTCCGCCTGGCCGGTCGCCGTCACGAGCGGCAGCCCCGCCGCGCTCACCTGGAACGTGACCACCTCCCTGGCGGAGGACGGTCCGGTCGACGTCCGTGCGGCCTTCACCGACGGTACGACCACCGCGTACTCCCAGCCGCACACCCTCACCGTGGACCGCAACGCGGGCACCGCACCGAGTGCCGCGGTCGGCCCCGGCTCGGTGAACGCGCTGACCGGTGACTTCACCGTCGCCGCCACGGACGCCTCCGGCTTCGACCTGTCGGTGTCGCGCACCGCGTCCTCCCGCCGCCCCACCATGGGCGCGAGCTCCGAGGGCCAGTCGGCGATCTTCGGCCCGCAGTGGACCTCCGGCACGACCGCCGAGATCACGGACTCCGACTGGGCGTACGTGCGCCGGCCGTCGTCCACGTCGGTCCAGCTGGTGGACGTGGACGGCGACGAGACCGGGTTCACCGCGACCTCCGCGGGCGGCTGGAAGCCGGAGCCCGGCTCCGAGGACCTGACGCTGACCTTCGACTCCGCGTCGAGCACGTTCACGCTGAAGGACGACCAGGGCACCACGACCACCTTCGCGAAGGTGGACCCGGCGGCCGCCACCTGGCAGGTGTCCAGCACCTACCTGCCGACCGACAACTCCACCACCAAGGTCGTCTCGGAGAAGGACCCGGCAAGCCCCGCCAACCAGCCGCTGGCACGCCCCAAGTACGTCATCGCGCCCACCTCGGCCGTGTCGTCCGCCACCTGCGGGACGACCCCGTCCACGAAGGGCTGCCGTCTGCTGGAGTTCGTCTACGCGACCTCCACGACGGCCACGAGCTCTGCGTTCGGTGACTACACCGGGCAGGTCAGGCAGATCAAGGAGTGGGCGACCGACCCGGGTGCCTCGGCGGCCACGGCGACCGTCGTCGCGCAGTACTCCTACGACGACTCCGGCCGCCTGCGCGAGGAGTGGGACCCGCGGATCAGCCCCGCGCTGAAGACGGCCTACGCCTACGACAGCGCCGGCCGCATCACCACCCTCACCCCGCCCGGCGAACTGTCCTGGACCCTCGCCTACGGCCAGGCCGGCAACGCGGCCACCGCGGGCGCGGGCATGCTGCTGTCGGCGTCCCGGCCGAACCTGACCGCGGGCACCCAGAGCACCACCGACGGCACGAACGCCACCACCAGCGTGGTCTACGACGTGCCGCTGTCCGGCACCGCCGCCCCGGGCGCCATGGGCACCTCGG
Coding sequences within it:
- a CDS encoding peptidoglycan-binding protein — its product is MSEPQGGVCPLCGAPRAADGTPACACARLASDAHRTARTTEAAAAEDFDPVRIRPFVVLDGDQDPQDGTAPESTAAPTPPTSREPGERPPSEEAEEGEEGEEGGESEAPPDASDTARPSRRRTHLLLLAGALATAVTAAVLAGVLLYDAPERDGSLGEGVRAPVPDVTSGGAATTGRSSPQASRTEPSSTASDSPGPSATVSETPSRSAVPPSAPSTGATGTASTSPSATASVPPVLRFGDTGPEVVELQLRLRQIGYYGGEAGGEYDRQVENAVRSYQFTRALLQDESGVYGAATRASLEAETDQP
- a CDS encoding DNRLRE domain-containing protein; protein product: MSHRRRTRTRTGNRNRIRRTATGVLLVLAAQVALVDQGSGVSFAAGGNATAAHKPKASKKAAGPAQAQDEASAVLMARLQKRKIEVLSARTADSTTYALPSGQLETDAYAGPVRTKIGSAWKNIDTSLSDTGVDLTPAVAAADVAVSDGGDTKLASVSKGKQSFGLGWSGKLPTPSVKDNTASYNLGGGQTLSVSALAQGFSENIRLARKPAGGSASYRIPLNLDGLKLSQAASGHLLLKDGTGKLVAEAPAPMMWDASKDKASGESAHQERVATKIETASDGAQTLVLTPDTNFLATATYPVTVDPTTTLAVTTDTWVQNPDYPDSQISSEELKSGTYDGGTDTAHSYLKFDVSKFTGKHITAATMSLYNYYSATCSTAGAATQARRITSTWSSSTITWGAQPSTTTTGMATNTGHWGYDSTCPANWSNWNLQTVVQAWADGSTNYGLQVRAADEADSTTWRRFRSANYSTSGYAPKLVVTYNSYATTASSAISPSSVNAYNGKRYVTSLTPTLSAKVTDADGGSVKGQFEITADPAYADTTYTYTGTSSSVASGSTAKLTIPSASAFPAGKHLRFRVRGYDNTDYGSWSGYTTFVLNTGLPTAPTISCDPYPENTWTAQATGGATCTLDTSSTDGMGYAWGLDDSSVPNRVYDTTDGSGGDPLTITILPGEDWHKLYAKTVDSGGNLSSATTSYAFGVGDGAGLLTPAEGDTAARRISLTSTGRTTYTGVTYQYRRGETDTWQSVPLADVTKSSDGSAVSAWPVAVTSGSPAALTWNVTTSLAEDGPVDVRAAFTDGTTTAYSQPHTLTVDRNAGTAPSAAVGPGSVNALTGDFTVAATDASGFDLSVSRTASSRRPTMGASSEGQSAIFGPQWTSGTTAEITDSDWAYVRRPSSTSVQLVDVDGDETGFTATSAGGWKPEPGSEDLTLTFDSASSTFTLKDDQGTTTTFAKVDPAAATWQVSSTYLPTDNSTTKVVSEKDPASPANQPLARPKYVIAPTSAVSSATCGTTPSTKGCRLLEFVYATSTTATSSAFGDYTGQVRQIKEWATDPGASAATATVVAQYSYDDSGRLREEWDPRISPALKTAYAYDSAGRITTLTPPGELSWTLAYGQAGNAATAGAGMLLSASRPNLTAGTQSTTDGTNATTSVVYDVPLSGTAAPGAMGTSDVAAWGQTDVPTDATAVFPADSVPASHTGGNLSAADYKRATITYTDASGRAVDTATPGGHIATTEYDRFGNTVRQLTAGNRELALATSGAGQAEQVALSIDQLTPADRAQQLSTTSVYSSDGLRETDEYGPLHQVTLTSALAAGSGGTDLPAGSQVPARQHSVNTYDEGRPTDGTATVANQVTTSKVGAYVDGYPSDADVRTTATQYDWVKGLPTTTITDPSGLALKRINGYDAQGRVILTRLPKSTGTDAGATVTTYWSATGTGACNGRPEWADLVCSTGPAGAITNGGSNPSQLPTRTVEYDRWGNTAKTTETANSVTRTTTNTYDAAGRPITTAVSGGVGTAVPDTTTTYDADSGDVATVTSNGQTVTHTYDQLGREISYADGAGNTAATSYDALGRVVRTTDSAPSTTTYTYDTTKDPRGLETSRTDSVAGTFAATYDADGGLVTESLPGGYTLTSTQDEAGTETSRSYTRDSDGTVVASDTADHSAQDQTVADTDTNGQTRSRSYGYDAAGRLTRADDTDPNGACTRRDYTFDDNTNRSSLATVTGDVGAACTSTGETTTSYSYDSADRLETTGTVYDAFGRTTTQASGATIGYYANDLVRQQTSGTGRQTWSLDAAGRLASWTTESDSSGTWTQTGSRTNHYGSDSDSPDWTQETTSTITRNVQGVEGGLDAVTSATGDTVLQLSDIHGDVTVQLPLDTSKAPVAQSYDEYGNPETDTAATRYGWLGGKQRSSDTVTGATLMGVRLYDPTTGRFLSVDPVPGGNANAYEYCNGDPINHYDLDGRWWHWRHWARRVGGFVARHQTWVSYGLAFGCSFVTEGWGAPACAAGAGAVTGWIAYRYGTKRHKRHIGGYWASTWRGARDGLLGYSAGNGKRYYTGVRRGYSSVRRWWRGGHGGYTHIWPHY